One stretch of Trichocoleus desertorum ATA4-8-CV12 DNA includes these proteins:
- a CDS encoding efflux RND transporter permease subunit, with protein sequence MQAPQSKGFSVSAIAIRQHIGTLMLTLAVIVVGIFFLTTLQVDLLPSITYPRIGVRVDAPGVSPEVAVDEVTKPLEEALSATEGVVQVYSQTREGQVSLDLFFQPGGNIDQALNDATAAFNRARGRLPETIEEPRLFKADPSQLPVYEFALTSPSRESVDLRVFADEELARELGVVPGVASVDVSGGVAEEVRVNIDLNRLQASGVGLTDVLDALRDRNVDVAGGRILGSSVEPLTRTVGRFRDANEIANLSFETRGTSSATSQDTSNGATASGSSSTTASSTPALTSRVYLRDFAEVIDGNEEQRVFVALNGQPAVKVSVQKQPDANSITVVDGVKKRLDELKQSGLIPEDLEIRPTLDESRFIRNSISNVTSSGLIGAGLAAIAVLLFLGSLRQTLIIVLAIPLATLAAIILMRLFGLSLNVFSLGGLALGVGIVVDNSIVMLETIAEGAGMTPGKAASAPISTEQLLDQSEQSSREVESALIASTSTNLVAVLPFLLIGGFVSLLFNELILTISFAVAASILVAVTVVPALTSRLLAVRWSSGVNRFWLLRQFNQRFEAATYGYGRFLTRVLQHRFWVVAATVVILGGSSWLMAGQIPQEILPRINTGQANLFAQFPPGTPLETSQKVMERVDQILAQQPETDYAFTTVGGSLFGNSTNANPLRATSTVTLKSGSDVEAYVERVTKEFDKLNLAGIRLRLSPGQVRGIVLTNSPVRGAEIDVMLQGVNTQQLSQAGRQILQTLDDRVTLASFRPDADERQPEVQIRPDWERLATVGLTTQDIGDTIQTAIEGSVPTQLQRGNRLVDVRVELDQDSIRQPSELAQLPLFVEDNRRIQLGDVARIEEGQAPGEIQRINQRQVFIIAGSLNEGASLGEALEQVDSVLSEIELPEGVTVLPSSAAESSRQLQDSLKVLGGLAAFLVFVVMAVQYNSLIDPLVIMLTVPLALAGGILGLFVTKTAIGATVLVGAVLLVGIVVNNAIIMVELANQILEREGCDRKTAILKAAPQRLRPVLMTTITTVLGLFPLALGIGEGSEFLQPLGIVVFSGLSLATVLTLFIIPCFYTLLHDWHGGLGRKRRVVPQPVPVEVPAPTVSGRR encoded by the coding sequence ATGCAAGCTCCGCAATCCAAGGGCTTTAGCGTCAGCGCGATCGCCATTCGACAGCATATTGGCACGTTAATGCTGACCCTGGCCGTGATTGTCGTCGGAATTTTCTTTCTGACGACGCTGCAAGTCGATCTGTTACCCTCCATCACTTATCCCCGAATTGGGGTACGGGTCGATGCCCCGGGAGTCTCCCCAGAAGTGGCAGTAGATGAAGTCACCAAGCCGCTGGAGGAAGCACTCTCCGCCACCGAGGGAGTGGTGCAAGTTTATTCCCAAACTCGCGAAGGTCAGGTGAGTTTAGATCTGTTCTTTCAACCGGGCGGCAATATTGACCAAGCCTTGAATGATGCTACTGCTGCTTTTAACCGGGCTAGGGGTCGTTTGCCAGAAACGATTGAAGAACCACGTCTCTTCAAAGCTGACCCTTCGCAATTACCTGTGTATGAGTTTGCGCTGACTTCGCCTTCCCGTGAAAGTGTGGATTTGCGCGTGTTTGCGGATGAAGAGTTAGCTCGTGAGTTAGGCGTTGTCCCTGGAGTCGCTTCCGTCGATGTCTCCGGTGGTGTAGCCGAAGAAGTGAGAGTTAACATCGACCTCAACCGTCTCCAAGCTTCTGGCGTAGGACTGACCGATGTGCTGGATGCTCTGCGCGATCGCAACGTGGATGTGGCTGGAGGCCGCATTCTTGGCTCTAGTGTAGAACCACTAACCCGTACCGTAGGCCGATTCCGCGACGCTAATGAAATTGCCAATCTGTCGTTTGAGACCAGAGGAACCAGCTCAGCCACTAGCCAAGACACCAGTAATGGAGCTACAGCATCTGGGAGCAGCAGCACTACAGCCTCCTCCACCCCTGCTCTCACAAGTCGGGTTTACCTGCGAGACTTTGCCGAAGTCATTGACGGAAATGAAGAACAGCGGGTGTTTGTGGCTCTGAATGGTCAACCTGCCGTTAAAGTCAGTGTGCAAAAGCAACCCGATGCTAATAGCATCACAGTTGTAGATGGAGTCAAAAAAAGGTTGGATGAACTCAAGCAATCTGGCTTAATTCCAGAAGATCTAGAGATCCGTCCAACCTTGGATGAGTCGCGCTTTATTCGTAACTCCATTTCTAATGTCACCAGTTCCGGGTTGATTGGGGCAGGTTTGGCCGCGATCGCCGTCTTGTTATTTCTAGGGTCTCTCCGCCAAACCTTGATCATTGTGCTGGCTATTCCTTTAGCAACTCTAGCCGCCATTATTCTGATGCGGTTGTTTGGCTTGTCGCTCAACGTCTTTAGTTTGGGTGGTCTTGCCCTGGGCGTGGGCATCGTGGTCGACAACTCGATTGTGATGCTAGAAACCATTGCCGAGGGCGCAGGCATGACACCAGGTAAAGCAGCTAGCGCCCCGATAAGCACAGAACAACTGCTTGACCAATCCGAGCAAAGTAGCCGTGAGGTTGAGTCCGCTCTCATTGCCTCCACTAGCACCAACCTGGTAGCCGTCTTGCCCTTTCTCCTGATTGGTGGGTTTGTTTCGCTACTGTTTAACGAACTGATTTTGACGATTAGTTTTGCCGTAGCTGCTTCCATTTTGGTGGCTGTAACGGTTGTGCCTGCCTTGACTTCCCGTTTGCTTGCAGTGCGCTGGTCGAGCGGCGTGAATCGGTTTTGGCTGCTGCGGCAGTTCAATCAGCGGTTTGAGGCTGCCACTTATGGATATGGTCGGTTCTTAACTCGCGTTTTGCAGCATCGCTTTTGGGTCGTAGCCGCGACAGTTGTGATTCTCGGTGGCAGTAGTTGGCTGATGGCAGGTCAAATTCCCCAAGAAATTCTGCCTCGCATCAACACCGGACAAGCCAACTTATTTGCTCAGTTTCCACCAGGTACCCCCTTAGAAACGAGCCAGAAGGTGATGGAGCGGGTGGATCAAATTTTGGCTCAACAACCGGAAACCGATTATGCGTTTACAACAGTCGGTGGTTCTCTCTTTGGCAACAGCACCAATGCTAATCCCTTGCGGGCTACTAGCACTGTGACCCTCAAGTCGGGAAGCGATGTAGAAGCTTACGTTGAGCGAGTGACCAAAGAGTTCGACAAGTTGAACTTAGCAGGCATCCGGTTGCGCCTCAGCCCTGGTCAAGTGCGAGGCATTGTCTTGACCAATTCGCCAGTCCGGGGGGCAGAAATTGATGTCATGCTGCAAGGTGTGAACACGCAGCAACTTAGCCAAGCAGGACGACAAATCTTGCAAACCCTAGACGATCGCGTCACGCTAGCCAGTTTTCGACCCGATGCGGATGAACGCCAGCCAGAAGTACAGATTCGGCCAGATTGGGAACGCCTTGCGACTGTGGGTTTAACCACTCAAGACATCGGTGACACTATTCAAACTGCAATCGAAGGCTCAGTGCCCACCCAACTTCAGCGAGGCAATCGCTTAGTGGATGTGCGAGTGGAGCTTGATCAAGATTCTATTCGTCAACCTTCTGAGTTGGCCCAACTCCCCTTGTTTGTCGAGGACAACCGCCGGATTCAGCTCGGTGATGTGGCTCGAATTGAAGAAGGCCAAGCACCAGGTGAAATTCAGCGGATTAACCAGAGACAAGTGTTCATCATTGCTGGCAGTTTGAACGAGGGAGCCAGCTTAGGCGAGGCTCTAGAGCAAGTTGATAGTGTTCTCTCTGAGATCGAGCTGCCTGAGGGAGTGACCGTGTTGCCTAGCTCTGCTGCTGAGTCGAGCCGACAGTTGCAAGATTCACTCAAGGTTTTGGGTGGCCTAGCTGCGTTTCTCGTCTTCGTCGTGATGGCAGTGCAATATAACTCCCTGATTGACCCGTTGGTAATTATGCTGACCGTGCCCTTGGCGTTAGCAGGTGGCATCCTGGGTCTATTTGTTACTAAGACTGCAATCGGGGCGACAGTCCTTGTGGGTGCTGTGCTGTTGGTGGGGATTGTGGTCAACAACGCCATCATCATGGTGGAACTCGCCAATCAAATTTTGGAGCGAGAAGGCTGCGATCGCAAAACCGCGATTCTCAAAGCCGCGCCTCAACGGTTACGCCCAGTCCTGATGACCACCATCACCACCGTTTTAGGTTTATTTCCCTTGGCATTAGGCATTGGCGAAGGATCAGAGTTTTTACAACCGCTCGGCATCGTCGTTTTTTCTGGCCTATCCCTCGCCACTGTACTAACGCTGTTTATCATCCCCTGCTTCTACACCTTGCTCCACGATTGGCACGGTGGCTTAGGGCGCAAACGACGAGTGGTTCCTCAACCTGTTCCTGTAGAAGTGCCTGCTCCCACGGTCTCTGGTCGGCGCTAA
- a CDS encoding HAD-IA family hydrolase: protein MAPIGTAIFDIIGTCFSLEQPRQQLIEMGAPPQALELWFAQTLRDAFALSHAGGYCPLKQVLEAELPRTLKLLGVEANADQQAQAIAAFSQLELQPDALEAFQKLAQAGWQLIALTNGSEDSTRKLLEQAGSSEYFANVFSCDAIQKTKPHPKVYDLPRQAIVGEAWMIAAHAWDIAGAARAGYKTAFITQQEGDYLSVYPKPDVVANDLLSAVNQMVQPVSAQTMT, encoded by the coding sequence ATGGCACCTATAGGCACTGCTATCTTCGACATCATTGGCACCTGCTTCAGCTTGGAGCAACCCCGTCAGCAATTAATAGAAATGGGGGCACCGCCTCAAGCGCTAGAACTGTGGTTTGCTCAAACTCTGAGGGACGCCTTTGCTCTTTCGCATGCAGGAGGGTACTGCCCACTCAAACAAGTGCTAGAAGCAGAACTGCCTAGAACGCTGAAGCTACTGGGGGTTGAGGCAAATGCAGATCAACAAGCTCAGGCGATCGCCGCTTTCTCTCAACTAGAACTACAACCAGATGCCCTAGAAGCTTTTCAGAAACTAGCTCAGGCGGGTTGGCAACTCATTGCTTTAACCAATGGCAGTGAGGATTCTACCCGCAAACTCTTGGAGCAAGCAGGTAGCTCAGAATATTTTGCTAACGTTTTCTCTTGTGATGCCATCCAAAAAACCAAACCGCATCCGAAAGTTTATGATTTGCCTCGCCAAGCAATTGTAGGGGAGGCTTGGATGATTGCAGCTCACGCTTGGGATATTGCAGGGGCTGCCCGAGCTGGTTACAAAACGGCTTTTATCACTCAGCAAGAGGGAGATTACTTGAGCGTTTATCCTAAGCCAGATGTGGTTGCCAATGACTTGTTGAGTGCTGTGAATCAGATGGTGCAGCCTGTTTCTGCTCAGACAATGACCTAG
- a CDS encoding ABC transporter ATP-binding protein, whose protein sequence is MIRLENIAKTYGSGETEVRALADVDLVIEKGEYCSIMGASGSGKSTMMNMIGCLDRPTSGSYYLDGVDVSRLNDSELAHIRNRKIGFVFQQFHLLQQLSALENVMLPMVYANVPNDERRDRAAEALKRVGLGNRMNNKPNQLSGGQQQRVAIARAIVNRPVLLLADEPTGALDTRTTKEVMDIFTELNTSGITIVIVTHEPDVARLTKRIVWFRDGQVLHSHLQPEELGQVAAA, encoded by the coding sequence ATTATCCGCTTAGAAAACATTGCGAAAACCTACGGCTCCGGCGAAACCGAAGTCCGAGCCTTGGCAGATGTAGACTTAGTGATTGAAAAAGGAGAATATTGCTCCATCATGGGCGCTTCCGGTTCCGGGAAATCCACCATGATGAACATGATTGGCTGCTTAGATCGCCCCACCTCAGGCAGTTACTACCTAGATGGTGTTGATGTCTCCCGCCTTAACGATTCAGAACTGGCCCATATCCGCAATCGCAAGATTGGGTTTGTTTTCCAGCAATTCCATTTACTACAGCAGCTCAGCGCTTTAGAGAATGTAATGCTGCCAATGGTTTACGCGAATGTTCCCAACGACGAACGCCGCGATCGCGCCGCAGAAGCCCTGAAACGAGTGGGCCTAGGGAACCGCATGAACAACAAACCCAACCAACTTTCTGGTGGACAACAACAGCGAGTCGCCATTGCCCGCGCGATCGTCAATCGCCCCGTTTTGCTCCTAGCCGATGAACCAACAGGCGCACTCGACACCCGCACCACCAAAGAAGTGATGGACATCTTTACCGAACTCAACACCAGTGGCATTACCATCGTCATCGTCACCCACGAACCCGACGTCGCCCGCCTCACCAAACGCATCGTCTGGTTCCGCGACGGTCAAGTCCTGCACTCCCACTTACAACCCGAAGAACTCGGCCAAGTTGCAGCCGCCTAA
- a CDS encoding ABC transporter permease, whose amino-acid sequence MDSLESVKMAVTTLTANKLRSSLTMLGIIIGNASVIAMVGIGQGAQKYAAEQFESLGPNVLFIVPGSREAQRSTFEVPKTLVLADARAIATQVPSVNAVAPQINSQQLVTYLNKNTNSIIIGTTPEFLTARDFNVAQGRFISELDLERNNQVVALGAEIAEKLFGSEEPVGKQIRIKNVSFQVVGVMEAKGAFLGNNQDDTLYIPLTTMSSRIVGRTSPYGIDLTFIVASAKNEKSVEAAQFQITNLLRLRHKITGDDDFTVQTQKDALKVVGNVTGALTIMLAAIAGISLFVGGVGIMNIMLVSVRERTHEIGLRKAIGATQQDILIQFMIESVILAALGGAIGTFIGTSGIWLVGAVTPLKAGVSPVAILVAVGVSGGIGLFFGVVPARQAAKLDPIVALRSA is encoded by the coding sequence ATGGATTCGCTAGAAAGCGTCAAGATGGCCGTTACTACCCTTACTGCCAACAAACTGCGGAGTAGCCTGACTATGCTCGGTATCATTATCGGCAACGCTTCTGTGATTGCAATGGTAGGCATCGGGCAAGGAGCCCAGAAGTACGCTGCCGAGCAGTTTGAATCCTTAGGGCCGAACGTGCTGTTCATTGTGCCTGGGTCGAGAGAAGCCCAGCGCTCCACCTTTGAAGTTCCCAAAACGCTAGTTCTTGCTGATGCCAGAGCGATCGCGACTCAAGTGCCTTCTGTCAATGCCGTTGCTCCGCAAATTAACAGCCAGCAGTTAGTCACTTATCTGAATAAGAACACCAACTCCATCATTATTGGCACGACACCAGAGTTTCTTACCGCTCGTGACTTTAATGTGGCGCAAGGACGATTTATTAGCGAGCTAGATTTAGAACGTAACAATCAAGTCGTTGCGCTTGGCGCAGAAATCGCCGAAAAACTGTTTGGCAGCGAAGAGCCCGTGGGCAAACAGATTCGGATTAAAAATGTCAGCTTTCAAGTCGTTGGGGTCATGGAAGCGAAAGGAGCCTTTCTGGGCAACAACCAAGACGACACACTTTATATTCCGCTGACCACCATGTCCAGCCGCATTGTGGGGCGTACCTCTCCCTACGGCATTGACTTAACCTTCATTGTTGCCTCGGCCAAAAACGAGAAAAGTGTGGAAGCCGCCCAGTTCCAGATCACCAATCTGCTGAGATTGCGACATAAAATCACCGGGGATGACGACTTTACGGTGCAAACGCAGAAAGACGCACTCAAGGTAGTGGGCAATGTCACCGGGGCCTTAACCATTATGCTGGCGGCGATCGCAGGTATTTCTCTCTTTGTGGGTGGCGTGGGCATCATGAATATCATGCTCGTATCGGTGCGAGAACGCACCCATGAAATTGGTCTGCGGAAAGCCATCGGCGCAACCCAGCAAGATATCTTGATTCAGTTCATGATTGAATCAGTGATCCTAGCTGCTCTAGGAGGCGCGATCGGCACCTTCATCGGTACCAGCGGCATTTGGCTGGTCGGTGCAGTTACTCCCTTGAAAGCGGGCGTTTCCCCAGTCGCGATTCTAGTTGCAGTGGGCGTTTCGGGTGGTATCGGCTTGTTCTTTGGAGTTGTGCCTGCGCGTCAAGCCGCTAAGCTAGACCCCATCGTCGCATTGAGAAGTGCATAG
- a CDS encoding peptidoglycan-binding protein: protein MAYSLTQIKEVLDGLGYNLGPNGINGNYDATLDIYTQAALREFQAQYGLSSTGRLDAATEIKAEQIVKNLQYSLNLTVNAKLPVSAFYGPLTLRAMKTFQQTYSLPATGIANLTVRKKLDEEAKKRLPRGADFNPPQEEVLQPVV, encoded by the coding sequence ATGGCTTACTCTCTAACTCAAATCAAAGAAGTTTTGGATGGATTGGGATATAACCTAGGCCCCAACGGCATCAACGGCAACTACGATGCCACCTTAGATATCTACACTCAGGCAGCATTACGTGAATTTCAGGCTCAATATGGCCTGTCCAGCACAGGTAGATTAGATGCCGCAACGGAAATTAAAGCTGAACAAATCGTGAAAAATCTTCAGTACAGCTTGAATTTAACCGTCAATGCCAAGCTGCCTGTGAGTGCGTTCTATGGCCCTCTGACTCTGCGAGCCATGAAGACCTTCCAACAAACCTATAGCTTGCCAGCAACTGGAATTGCTAATTTAACCGTTCGCAAAAAGCTGGACGAAGAAGCTAAAAAGCGTCTGCCTCGTGGCGCAGATTTTAACCCTCCTCAAGAGGAAGTACTACAACCAGTAGTTTAA
- a CDS encoding DoxX family protein: MPSAPQSRDRRKEILRGIFAVCLIMVGISHFLVPEQYARIVPPPFPPFASVYISGVFEILGGIGLLIPFVSVAAAWGLISLFIAVFPANIYMALHNIKLDGIPQNQALYWARLPLQAVLIAWAYWYTRNPEAQPGAEKS, encoded by the coding sequence ATGCCCTCTGCCCCGCAATCGCGCGATCGCCGCAAAGAAATCCTTCGGGGCATCTTTGCGGTTTGTCTGATCATGGTTGGTATCAGCCACTTCCTAGTACCAGAGCAATACGCCCGCATCGTCCCCCCACCCTTTCCTCCCTTTGCCTCCGTCTACATTAGTGGCGTCTTCGAGATCCTCGGTGGGATTGGCTTATTGATTCCCTTCGTCAGCGTGGCAGCAGCTTGGGGCCTAATTTCTTTGTTTATCGCTGTGTTTCCGGCCAACATCTACATGGCCCTGCACAACATCAAGCTCGATGGGATTCCGCAAAACCAAGCTCTCTACTGGGCCAGACTTCCCCTCCAGGCCGTACTCATTGCTTGGGCTTACTGGTACACCCGCAACCCAGAAGCCCAACCCGGAGCCGAAAAATCGTAG
- the ilvC gene encoding ketol-acid reductoisomerase has protein sequence MRSGDTDMARMYYDADANLDLLAGKTIAIIGYGSQGHAHALNLKDSGMNVIVGLYPGSKSATKAQESGLAVKNVADAAAAADFIMILLPDEVQKTVYKEEIEPNLKAGKVLAFAHGFNIHYGQIVPPSDVDVVMAAPKGPGHLVRRTYEQGQGVPALFAVYQDASGQARDLAMAYAKGIGGTRGGILETTFREETETDLFGEQVVLCGGLSALIKAGFETLVNAGYQPELAYFECLHEVKLIVDLIVEGGLAKMRDSISNTAEYGDLTRGPRIVTDSTRAEMKKVLSEIQSGQFAREFVLENQSGKAGFTAMRRQEAEHPIEDVGKDLRAMFSWLKEA, from the coding sequence ATGCGGTCAGGAGACACCGATATGGCTCGAATGTATTACGACGCTGATGCCAATTTAGACTTATTAGCTGGAAAAACCATTGCAATCATTGGCTATGGCTCTCAAGGTCATGCCCACGCTCTCAATCTCAAAGATAGTGGCATGAACGTCATCGTCGGGCTGTATCCAGGGAGCAAATCTGCTACAAAGGCCCAAGAATCAGGTTTGGCGGTTAAAAACGTCGCTGATGCTGCGGCTGCGGCTGACTTCATCATGATCTTGTTGCCTGATGAAGTACAAAAGACCGTTTACAAAGAAGAGATTGAACCCAACCTGAAAGCAGGCAAAGTTCTCGCTTTTGCGCACGGCTTTAATATTCATTACGGTCAGATCGTGCCTCCCAGTGATGTAGACGTGGTGATGGCTGCGCCCAAAGGCCCTGGTCACTTAGTGCGTCGGACTTATGAGCAAGGCCAAGGCGTGCCTGCTCTGTTTGCGGTCTATCAAGATGCGTCTGGTCAAGCTCGCGACCTCGCAATGGCTTATGCCAAAGGCATTGGGGGCACTCGTGGTGGCATCCTGGAAACCACTTTCCGCGAAGAAACCGAAACTGACTTGTTTGGAGAGCAGGTGGTTCTGTGCGGTGGTTTGAGTGCGCTGATCAAGGCTGGTTTCGAGACCTTGGTAAATGCTGGCTATCAACCAGAGTTGGCTTACTTTGAGTGCTTGCACGAAGTGAAGCTGATTGTGGATCTGATTGTGGAAGGTGGCTTGGCGAAGATGCGTGACAGCATCTCCAACACGGCTGAGTATGGTGATTTGACTCGTGGGCCTCGCATTGTCACGGATAGCACTCGTGCTGAGATGAAGAAGGTGCTGAGCGAGATTCAATCGGGTCAGTTTGCTCGTGAGTTTGTGCTAGAAAACCAATCGGGTAAGGCTGGGTTTACAGCCATGCGTCGTCAGGAAGCGGAGCATCCGATTGAGGATGTGGGTAAGGATCTGCGGGCGATGTTTAGCTGGTTGAAGGAAGCTTAA
- the msrB gene encoding peptide-methionine (R)-S-oxide reductase MsrB: protein MKRRNFIWAGAAIVGSAWSLSFLRGNSSAMTTTNENFEVTKTEAEWRQILTPEQFQVLRQHGTERAGTSPLDKQYGQGTYVCAGCELPLFPSETKFDSRTGWPSFYAPIEDAIATTTDKSWFMTRVEVHCHRCGGHLGHVFDDGPRPTGQRYCMNGVSLKFLPA from the coding sequence ATGAAGAGACGAAACTTTATCTGGGCGGGTGCAGCAATTGTTGGCTCAGCCTGGAGCTTATCTTTTTTACGCGGGAACTCAAGCGCTATGACAACGACCAACGAGAATTTTGAAGTTACTAAAACCGAAGCAGAGTGGCGGCAGATTTTGACGCCAGAACAGTTTCAGGTGCTACGTCAGCATGGAACCGAGCGGGCTGGCACTAGCCCATTAGATAAGCAGTATGGCCAAGGCACTTATGTCTGTGCGGGCTGTGAGTTGCCACTATTCCCCTCTGAAACCAAATTTGATAGCCGCACGGGTTGGCCTAGCTTCTACGCTCCGATTGAGGATGCGATCGCGACTACCACTGATAAGTCTTGGTTTATGACCCGGGTGGAGGTGCATTGTCATCGTTGTGGAGGTCATCTGGGTCATGTGTTTGATGATGGTCCTCGGCCTACGGGTCAGCGCTACTGCATGAACGGAGTTTCGCTCAAGTTTCTCCCTGCTTAA